The genome window acaccacttcgggcccgcactacatttataaggcgatactatacgagtatgccaagcgagatctctcaatagatcaagcttatcatttgaatctcatggctcaccgaggttcccgaccaaccccatgccggctcgagttccaaggtcggcctatgagtttgggcgtcccccatttgtcatgtaaatgtcgaggagattcactccatcgacgtatgcaatcatagcataccatttcatgtattcaagcatttgataggTTTAAGCAGACATTTTAAGTCATGTAAACCAAGCaaatcatgttaagcatgagtcattcgtttcaaatgagaacgagtgcgatcaagtacacactcgactccattttgtcAAAATCAGTTAAgctaagcatgaaatcaggtgaatcaagcatgaatcaagactttagagttcaagtaggcatacacttgacactcaccaagttatgCAAGCAAGTAAATTGGAGGaagagttcaaacttccacagtagggtcctcttggaggtcctcgtgcgtgcctgagtaaataatagtgaattatcaccCATATCCCAAATATCGAGGAATAATTCGTTCACTAGTATTACTCTAGGAAATtccgtgaaaatgaacctcaattactcgtaaatcgaggttcgagagaggtttgataacattcaacaatatttaagtctttatctaggaaatcggggataaaacgtttagataatatcaaaagaataaagagttcttgaaaaactctatttccttgaaagttggaaaaatttcagttttgttatgaatctttgaaaaatcgtaactcactcggcataagtcaagaattggaaaactttataccgttgaaaacctcttagaaagtactgcaagttcctagaagacacttttccatgaatcgaagtggaaagtgctcaaaaatgagcctaaagttgctgttccaaatcacccaggattgagccggggttggtttttcgctaactttgaaaattcggcagaaTTTACTCGTTGCAaacagcccttgaaatttatagctcaattagaggtgcaagtaaggtttaggtcaGAACaaacggatcaagaatcggagttttgagcaccaagatatggtagctcaaagttgggaaaaattcacgactgttacaaaatttccagatttggttccaactttggacctttagttaagtgccgaaacggacttggattgacaccaaattttgcagtataatacttccatatgaaggttatctctctatcaaatttcacggaaaaataccctcgggaggGGGGTCattcaatcaaccaaagtttgaaaaaatccttaaggcaatctgtccaaatctaagattttcaaaacgagcagtcgccgtattttgatcataactctctcaatttaactcggaattgggaatggttgatagtgttagaaaataaattcatagggctacaacttcacagaagaaatcgtttcaaGTTCGGCATGTaactggttcaaaatcaagcctcaagttgcagcatcatcaaatcatttcggcagaacggagaaacaggacagtcgacttcagatgaatggtgtggctcacacacATGAAACCAGAATGTACAttatacaccgttggaaacatgggaacgtctagtttcaaatgccgctgacggcacttgatttcgacgtcggagtacggagttatggacAAAATACAACCACTGGTCTGGATTACGGCGAAACCGTTTTCCAGATTAccagtttttgaaataaattcgtttgagcaaccaaaactcaatatttttcaacaaaattttgtacacaacttctacaacatgtaaacaacataatcaagccTTTAAATCCTCAATTATCTGCAGTAAAGTGACCGAACagagcaggggtaaaatgggaaCTTCTTGTTTCAAGAGTTAAACAACGTTTCTGTCAAGAATGCACCTTTAATCTACTTCCTTAAGCTCTAATTCAGCAAAtaaaccatcatcaaacatcatcacagccatcaatccaaagtgggagttcatagagcccacatttccAACAATCCAAGCTACTAAAGTAAAGATTCCAACTCAAATGCgtaaatcaacttccataaGACAAGTTGAAGGTGTTAGATTGTTACCTACTTTGATGGTTGGTTTGAacagaattttcggtcctttgaagtttgaagaaaccgtgaaagctcctccCTTTTTCAGCCTATGTTGTTGTCCAAGTGAAAAGCTAAACGAATGTGAAGTTTGGTGAGAATCTATGGAAGTTTTGGTAGAAATTTGGTTGAGttttagaagaaaagaaatggtgACTTTGGTTGTTCCTTTGCTGCAGTCTAGCCGGCCATTGTAGcagagaaaaggaaatgaatttcGGCTCTGTAGCCTTTGCGTACAAAAGACGCTTGACGTCAAATCCTTTGATACGTCAAATCAATTTTAACTAGTACCCTACGCGTGCGTTTTGTATCCGATTTCTCttacgtttgttgcactagtgcactaaacctctagggcccttacattcatataaatattattcattcttaattgtctcaaaataatggtccaaagtccctcaattaagcgcgcacgtgaaaacacgtatttctaatttaggcgcaataaaaattaaaacctttgagaaattcttataacaatCGTACCACTAgttatcacttgagtacttaaacctaaaattgcctattttaggaccattgtatatgtctcaaattttgagcttattgtactcccaattggctaaagtgtttAGACACGTTTTCATTTTTTCGCTAATCAagcttttaagaaaataatttttgaaatgaggcgctttaaaaatataacaaaactataaaaccatgtacttaggtctaataaggctagaaaatattattcggaataaatgggcaattaaatataCAAATGAGCTCgaaaataggaatttaaaataataaatttcgcGAGTCCTCACAGGAGTCTAGtactaattcctcaattaacctttcttaatctattattgatcatctttaattctccaatattaatacactcctgattcaagtatagcctcgaaaaCGTGTACTTGTTATTtcgaactaaacgaatttttgaaaagtgaattttccaacaaaatgttttaaaattataaagaggcgtcattccatataaatgaatttaaaatggtcgaaataaataattcgaagaaaatgagtgaataatcttttaaatattccagtaatattctataaaaataagaaaattttcgggtcctcacacataTATTAATAAACAATGATTAGATAATATTAAAAATAGAAAGAATGACAAAAAAGTAGACAAAACAGAACAAGaagaatttttgttttgagttgtTGCCCAACtagacttttttctttttgccaaGTGAATTACTATCTGGTTATTTTAGTTAACTTGACCGCCACCGAACCAGGCAAATTCTATTTTACACCTACTTTTACTTTATACTAGGGGAAGGGTTAGGAGAAGGGATGGATCCAAGGGGGTCAAAAGGGATCCGAAAGGGACTTAACCGCCATCAAATCAAATATATTCTATTTTATACTTACTCTTACTCTACACTAGGAGAATGGGTGGATCCAAGGGAGTTAAAGGTGAATTCGGAGGGAATTCAACCGCCACCAAACCAGACAAATGCCTATGTATATGTtggaaaaattttcaagaaatcctGAACAAGAATGCAAGTCAAGAGATCGAATCCCGTGGATTACACCCAATGATAGCTTTAATTCTTTCCCTGGTGGCCAACTACTCTAGGAGTAGTTAGACTTGTTGGTTGGATAAACTAACCGGTCAATTAGAGGCTTTTCTTTACtaattactttattttatttaactaTTTTGCTATGAGCAAAGTGTGAGAAGCATTTCTGATTGGATTGGAAGCTTCTCCAAAATGATTATATATTTGTAAAAGggttaatttcaaaaaccttctTGAGATTTATTCTAATAATATCATCCAGCACCCCTAACATTTTAGAAATCTCATGTAGTTTCCTCAAAATAACAATTTGAGTAACATTGTCACCCCTTATGTGtaaaagtaatattaaaaaaCTCATTGGAGGAGAGAGATTATATTATCTTTCTACTTTGATTATCCTTGTGCAATTTGAATTATGAATTTtgaaatataaagaaaaagacaaaTGAGGTGGAATACTGAACTCAGAATATGAGAAGATATAAGTGCAATAAGTAATAAATTTAATCGCTTTATAGTTAGGCAACACCTTTGTGTGCAAGGGTAACATTTTAAACTACTTTaacattataaaaaaaaagaaattaaaatttcaAGAGATTGGTTATAGTAAGGAGGAAATTGTAGAAGATCGTTTGTAGCATAGACAAAAATAAAGAGTAAAGAATTTTGCAACAAAGAGGGATAAAAATATTTTCTATGgcattctttttattttgtttttagaTATTTTAGCATGTAGGAATTTTATTTTACCTTTTTCCAGCCTTTTGCTACTTAAAATGAAAACACTGAGTGTAACATTAATTTCAACGCCTTTAAGTAGGGCTTTTAGTCACATCATACTAATAGGGGATGTAAGTTATATTTTAgaaacttttaggatactagtTGGTATTAGGATAAATCCCAAAatcaaaccatgaaattaacTACTGCTTGTAGTTGCGCTCTAAGGATACGTTAGTGACCCAAGACAGAACGCTCTCCGAACAGAAAAGAAGTGCAAAAAAAGGATCAAAACCAAGATTGGAAATGGCGGctgctgcttcttcttcttgttcttcttcaATTGCTAATAACCGCTCAGTTCATCATCGTCCCCGTGGCATCTTCAAGCATAATCATCAGCCCATCATCTCTGTTCCGCTCAGACACCAGCAATCATCATCTACATCATTGTCTGTCCAACTTCAACCACCAGAAGGTcgacttgatttgattttgctttctttttttctttgtcgATTGAGTCGGATACAATACTTATGTTTTGGACTTAATTTACAGAATCTGGATTTGGGATTTTGTggaagaggaaggaggacgagaaGGGCCGGCTGGGAAGTCTTGCAGCTGTTCGACAGTTGACTGGGTCACTCACAACTGCTGAGGGTCTCCGTTTTGGCATTGTCAGTGTCAttacaattttccttttctctcatctatgcattttttattttatattccaatcttgtttcaGATGCTTTAGTATGTCAATTAAATTCCTCTGTCCAATTGTTGGCTTGACAATTAATTACAGTGTCGTTTTTTTTTGGGCCATGAATTCAATAAGGAAAAGAAAGGTCTCATGTTTCGTGGGTTTTGACAGATGAGCTCCACATTCGTCAAATTGAACGATTTATGTGAATTTATTTTGTTGTAAGGAAATGTGCTTTCCTTTTTCCTAGGCCATCTTTGgaagcctttttttttgggaaaaagttCTTAACTGGCTTTTCAACAATGTGAATAAAATGCTCAGAGAAAGGATTTTCTGGAAAATGAAAGTTATTTGAGTACAAAAGGGGTAGAAAAATAATGACGAGATATATAGCTTATGAGTGACTGAAATATCTTGTGTGAATTCTGTTTTTTCAGTTattttatagatttttttttgttttagctaTTTTATTTGTTCTGATGGGTATTTTCTTAGAAGTAGCATTATTTCGTTAAGTTGGTTTTTCTTCTTACTtcaactagggtttttggctgaTTATTTGCAAATCTAATATTGGGAGTTGTTGATTAGTGTTGTCACTTTGTAAACTAGGTGTTCTATATAAGATGCAATAGATTTAGTAGAATGCAGGCTTGTAAAATATAGATGATTCTTGTTGTATAGTATCCAACTTGAGTTTGTCAAAGAGAAATGACCTAAGGCACTGTTTTGACTTCCATGTGGTTTTTCTTTTGAGTTGTGAAgcattttttgattatttttttattttggattgtattCTTTTGTGTGTAAAGGTGGTCGCTCGCTTCAATGAAATTGTCACAAAGCCCCTGTTGGAGGGAGCTTTGGACACTTTCAAAAAGTACTTGGTCAAAGAAGAAGATATCGATGTAAGTGATTTTGAGCtagtatttgttttcttttattttttcttgcacCCTCGTTAGTTGTGACATCATCATACAGTTTGACTTCTACATTTTGGATCTTGCTTCCCTTGATTGGACTTTTCATGTATCACTTCAATGTTATGATCTACATACTCATTTGGTGCCTATCTtggtatttttttctttatgaAATTTGCTGTCAAGCCAGTTGCCTTGTCATTTCCTAACTCTAATCATTCTTGTTTTACATTATAATATTTAACCTAGAATTTTGGTCGTTTGCTGGTTTCTTTCTTGCAAATGCATcaacttgtatttttttttaacacattTTCATTTTCCCTATTACTAGAAGTACTAGCACATTTTTTTGGTAGCTTTCTGGGATATAGTTCGCCTACTGATTCGTTTTTTCAAGATGATTAAATGACATTTGG of Coffea arabica cultivar ET-39 chromosome 5c, Coffea Arabica ET-39 HiFi, whole genome shotgun sequence contains these proteins:
- the LOC113688773 gene encoding 6,7-dimethyl-8-ribityllumazine synthase, chloroplastic-like isoform X2; the encoded protein is MAAAASSSCSSSIANNRSVHHRPRGIFKHNHQPIISVPLRHQQSSSTSLSVQLQPPEESGFGILWKRKEDEKGRLGSLAAVRQLTGSLTTAEGLRFGIVVARFNEIVTKPLLEGALDTFKKYLVKEEDIDVVWVPGSFEIGLVAEKLGKSRKYQAILCIGAVIRGDTSHYDAVANSAASGVLSAGLNSGVPCIFGVLTCDDMEQALNRAGGKSGNKGAEAALTAIEMASLFEHHLKF
- the LOC113688773 gene encoding 6,7-dimethyl-8-ribityllumazine synthase, chloroplastic-like isoform X1 yields the protein MAAAASSSCSSSIANNRSVHHRPRGIFKHNHQPIISVPLRHQQSSSTSLSVQLQPPEESGFGILWKRKEDEKGRLGSLAAVRQLTGSLTTAEGLRFGIVVARFNEIVTKPLLEGALDTFKKYLVKEEDIDVVWVPGSFEIGLVAEKLGKSRKYQAILCIGAVIRGDTSHYDAVANSAASGVLSAGLNSGVPCIFGVLTCDDMEQALNRAGGKSGNKGAEAALTAVSQFHFIEMASLFEHHLKF
- the LOC113688773 gene encoding 6,7-dimethyl-8-ribityllumazine synthase, chloroplastic-like isoform X4 produces the protein MAAAASSSCSSSIANNRSVHHRPRGIFKHNHQPIISVPLRHQQSSSTSLSVQLQPPEESGFGILWKRKEDEKGRLGSLAAVRQLTGSLTTAEGLRFGIVVARFNEIVTKPLLEGALDTFKKYLVKEEDIDVVWVPGSFEIGLVAEKLGKSRKYQAILCIGAVIRGDTSHYDAVANSAASGVLSAGLNSGVPCIFGVLTCDDMEQALNRAGGKSGNKD
- the LOC113688773 gene encoding 6,7-dimethyl-8-ribityllumazine synthase, chloroplastic-like isoform X5, encoding MAAAASSSCSSSIANNRSVHHRPRGIFKHNHQPIISVPLRHQQSSSTSLSVQLQPPEESGFGILWKRKEDEKGRLGSLAAVRQLTGSLTTAEGLRFGIVVARFNEIVTKPLLEGALDTFKKYLVKEEDIDVVWVPGSFEIGLVAEKLGKSRKYQAILCIGAVIRGDTSHYDAVANSAASGVLSAGLNSGVPCIFGVLTCDDMEQALNRAGD
- the LOC113688773 gene encoding 6,7-dimethyl-8-ribityllumazine synthase, chloroplastic-like isoform X3; protein product: MAAAASSSCSSSIANNRSVHHRPRGIFKHNHQPIISVPLRHQQSSSTSLSVQLQPPEESGFGILWKRKEDEKGRLGSLAAVRQLTGSLTTAEGLRFGIVVARFNEIVTKPLLEGALDTFKKYLVKEEDIDVVWVPGSFEIGLVAEKLGKSRKYQAILCIGAVIRGDTSHYDAVANSAASGVLSAGLNSGVPCIFGVLTCDDMEQIEMASLFEHHLKF